A single Triticum dicoccoides isolate Atlit2015 ecotype Zavitan chromosome 2A, WEW_v2.0, whole genome shotgun sequence DNA region contains:
- the LOC119357542 gene encoding 60S ribosomal protein L35a-1-like produces MVQRLQDPAEVIQIRHLSPCPLAALPPLSLSPRRLASPCRHTAHRLLHPHPTFSPPLPSPPVSPSRRNPKRRTGQRVRLYVRGTILGFKRSKSNQYESTSLVQVEGVNTKEDVAWYGGSKTSYIRSQRDDTHYRCLCGKITRPHDNSGVVRAQFKSNLPAESMVRRKVRVFMYPSII; encoded by the exons ATGGTCCAGAGGCttcaggaccccgcggaggtg atccagatccgccacctctctccctgtccCCTTGCCGCCTTGCCTCCCCTCTCCCTGTCCCCTCGCCGCCTCGCCTCCCCTTGTCGCCACACCGCCCATCGCCTCCTGCACCCCCACCCGAccttctcccctcccctcccctcccctcccgtgtCCCCATCCCGTCGAAACCCTAAGAGGCGCACGGGGCAGCGTGTCAGGCTCTACGTTCGGGGCAccatcctcggcttcaagag GTCGAAGTCGAACCAGTACGAGAGCACGTCGCTGGTGCAGGTCGAGGGGGTGAACACCAAGGAGGACGTGGCGTGGTACGGTG gatctaaaacgtcttatattcgTTCCCAGAGGGACGACACCCACTACCGCTGCCTCTGCGGCAAGATCACCCGCCCGCACGACAACTCCGGCGTCGTCCGCGCCCAGTTCAAGTCCAACCTCCCCGCCGAGTCCATGGTCA GGCGCAAGGTCAGAGTGTTCATGTACCCGAGCATCATCTAA